The proteins below are encoded in one region of Oncorhynchus tshawytscha isolate Ot180627B linkage group LG04, Otsh_v2.0, whole genome shotgun sequence:
- the LOC112248676 gene encoding zinc metalloproteinase-disintegrin-like brevilysin H2a isoform X2: MTHTRLLWIFTLTASLNLSVSHGPLEGVRDYEVVRPIRLHTLRKRETESSRPETLKYAMRVGGRDIEMHLEKNTELLTKDYSETYYTEDGTPVTSTPQDMDHCYYHGSIVDDSESTVSMSTCDGLSGYFRTAAQRYLIEPLSGGDDGDHAVLKYEDQSSKPMLCGVTNITWNEDYPSITSRSRSRASGPSILQQQKYVELVLVADNREYKKMESNRGELRKRIFEVVNFVNMVYKPLNTFIALVGLEVWSDSDKISVTAPAGATLDAFTTWRNNDLVKTKPHDNAHLISGIDFEGSTVGLAFIGTLCSGHSAGVVQDHNPRAIAVGATLAHEMGHNLGMNHDDSSACACSGNSCVMAGALSWDIPKSFSSCSSLSYDQFLNNRNPECLLNKPDYRNVESTPVCGNGFLERGEECDCGSMKECTNPCCNATSCTLAKGSECAAGECCEDCKIMASSTECRRKHDDCDLAEYCTGNSAVCPEDVFSVNGISCDRGRGYCRNGQCPQHHDQCVKMYGPSAEKATTYCYNQNTRGLYYAYCRRPSQDQFIPCQSQDVQCGKLFCKNGNDDPNYGRMVKFSDCKATFYGDHTSDFGQVNTGTKCNDGKVCSENECVDLETAYGPKATNCSARCKGHAVCNHRMECQCEPGWSLPGCDTKDGSFTGLSREGVIGIAVTVSLLLLAAIAGAVAVFLKKRRQSPTLPSHHTQKKIHDVDNHIHKLPVPSQNKAMPQQPKRPKVAPPPPPPAANQSQVPVYDFRAARQALRPPPPRV; this comes from the exons ATGACACATACACGTCTATTGTGGATCTTTACCCTAACTGCCTCCCTCAATCTCTCAG TGAGTCATGGTCCTCTTGAAGGAGTGAGGGACTATGAGGTAGTCCGACCCATCAGACTACATACTCTGCGGAAAAGAGAAACCGAG tcatcCAGGCCAGAAACGTTGAAGTATGCAATGAGAGTGGGTGGGAGAGACATTGAGATGCATCTGGAGAAGAATAC GGAATTACTCACGAAAGACTATAGTGAGACTTACTACACTGAGGATGGCACACCAGTCACCTCTACGCCTCAGGATATG GATCACTGCTACTATCACGGAAGTATTGTGGATGACAGTGAGTCTACGGTCAGCATGAGCACCTGCGATGGACTCAG tGGATATTTCAGAACGGCCGCCCAAAGGTACCTGATTGAGCCCCTGTCAGGGGGGGATGATGGTGATCACGCAGTGCTAAAATACGAGGACCAGAGCTCTAAGCCTATGCTGTGTGGAGTCACTAATATTACCTGGAACGAAGACTACCCTTCCATTACTAGCAGGAGCCGTTCTCGAGCCTCA GGTCCATCTATACTTCAACAGCAAAAATATGTTGAGCTTGTCCTCGTTGCAGACAACCGTGAG TACAAGAAGATGGAGAGTAATCGGGGAGAGCTGCGTAAGAGGATATTTGAAGTGGTTAACTTTGTCAACATG GTGTATAAGCCCCTCAACACCTTTATTGCCCTGGTTGGTCTGGAGGTGTGGTCAGACAGTGATAAGATATCAGTGACCGCCCCTGCTGGCGCCACCCTGGACGCCTTTACCACGTGGAGGAACAACGACCTGGTCAAGACTAAGCCCCACGACAACGCACACCTCATCAG TGGCATTGACTTTGAGGGATCGACGGTGGGTCTGGCCTTTATCGGGACTCTATGTTCAGGTCATTCTGCTGGGGTGGTCCAG GATCACAACCCCAGGGCCATAGCTGTGGGGGCCACATTGGCCCATGAGATGGGCCACAACCTGGGCATGAACCACGATGACTCCAGTGCCTGTGCTTGTTCTGGGAATAGCTGTGTAATGGCTGGGGCCCTCAG CTGGGATATCCCAAAGTCATTCAGTAGCTGCAGTAGTTTGAGCTATGACCAGTTCCTGAATAATCGTAACCCTGAGTGCCTACTGAACAAGCCAGACTACCGAAATGTGGAATCAACCCCAGTGTGTGGGAATGGCtttctggagagaggagaggagtgtgattGTGGCTCCATGAAG GAGTGTACAAACCCTTGCTGTAATGCCACCAGCTGCACACTGGCCAAAGGCTCAGAGTGTGCTGCAGGAGAGTGCTGTGAAGACTGTAAG ATCATGGCCTCGTCCACAGAGTGCAGAAGGAAACATGACGACTGTGACCTAGCGGAGTACTGCACAGGGAATTCAGCCGTCTGTCCTGAGGATGTCTTCTCTGTCAATGGGATCTCctgtgacagagggaggggctaCTGCCGCAACGGCCAGTGTCCACAGCATCATGACcagtgtgtgaaaatgtatgGCCCAT CTGCTGAAAAGGCAACAACGTACTGCTATAACCAGAACACCAGAGGACTGTACTATGCCTACTGCAGACGGCCTTCACAGGACCAGTTCATCCCCTGCCAGAGCCA AGATGTGCAGTGCGGGAAACTCTTCTGCAAGAACGGTAATGATGACCCCAACTATGGTCGCATGGTGAAATTCTCCGACTGCAAAGCCACATTCTACGGTGATCACACCAGTGACTTTGGACAGGTGAACACGGGGACCAAGTGTAATGATGGGAAG GTGTGCAGCGAGAACGAGTGTGTGGATCTTGAGACAGCCTACGGACCCAAAGCCACCAACTGCTCAGCACGGTGCAAAGGACATGCT GTGTGTAATCACAGAATGGAGTGCCAGTGTGAACCTGGATGGTCACTTCCAGGCTGTGATACAAAGGATGGAAGCTTCACGGGCCTCTCCAGAG AAGGAGTGATTGGCATTGCGGTGACAGTCTCTCTGCTGCTTCTGGCTGCTATTGCTGGGGCAGTGGCTGTGTTCCTAAAGAAGAGACGACAGTCCCCCACTCTGCCTAG CCACCATACCCAGAAGAAAATCCATGACGTGGACAACCACATCCATAAACTGCCAGTTCCCAGCCAAAATAAAGCTATGCCACAGCAG CCTAAGCGACCAAAAGTAGCTCCGCCCCCACCCCCTCCAGCTGCTAACCAATCACAAGTCCCGGTCTATGACTTCAGGGCCGCACGACAG GCTCtgagaccaccaccaccacgtgtCTGA
- the LOC112248676 gene encoding zinc metalloproteinase-disintegrin-like brevilysin H2a isoform X1, which translates to MTHTRLLWIFTLTASLNLSVSHGPLEGVRDYEVVRPIRLHTLRKRETESSRPETLKYAMRVGGRDIEMHLEKNTELLTKDYSETYYTEDGTPVTSTPQDMDHCYYHGSIVDDSESTVSMSTCDGLSGYFRTAAQRYLIEPLSGGDDGDHAVLKYEDQSSKPMLCGVTNITWNEDYPSITSRSRSRASGPSILQQQKYVELVLVADNREYKKMESNRGELRKRIFEVVNFVNMVYKPLNTFIALVGLEVWSDSDKISVTAPAGATLDAFTTWRNNDLVKTKPHDNAHLISGIDFEGSTVGLAFIGTLCSGHSAGVVQDHNPRAIAVGATLAHEMGHNLGMNHDDSSACACSGNSCVMAGALSWDIPKSFSSCSSLSYDQFLNNRNPECLLNKPDYRNVESTPVCGNGFLERGEECDCGSMKECTNPCCNATSCTLAKGSECAAGECCEDCKIMASSTECRRKHDDCDLAEYCTGNSAVCPEDVFSVNGISCDRGRGYCRNGQCPQHHDQCVKMYGPSAEKATTYCYNQNTRGLYYAYCRRPSQDQFIPCQSQDVQCGKLFCKNGNDDPNYGRMVKFSDCKATFYGDHTSDFGQVNTGTKCNDGKVCSENECVDLETAYGPKATNCSARCKGHAVCNHRMECQCEPGWSLPGCDTKDGSFTGLSREGVIGIAVTVSLLLLAAIAGAVAVFLKKRRQSPTLPSHHTQKKIHDVDNHIHKLPVPSQNKAMPQQLYYFQPKRPKVAPPPPPPAANQSQVPVYDFRAARQALRPPPPRV; encoded by the exons ATGACACATACACGTCTATTGTGGATCTTTACCCTAACTGCCTCCCTCAATCTCTCAG TGAGTCATGGTCCTCTTGAAGGAGTGAGGGACTATGAGGTAGTCCGACCCATCAGACTACATACTCTGCGGAAAAGAGAAACCGAG tcatcCAGGCCAGAAACGTTGAAGTATGCAATGAGAGTGGGTGGGAGAGACATTGAGATGCATCTGGAGAAGAATAC GGAATTACTCACGAAAGACTATAGTGAGACTTACTACACTGAGGATGGCACACCAGTCACCTCTACGCCTCAGGATATG GATCACTGCTACTATCACGGAAGTATTGTGGATGACAGTGAGTCTACGGTCAGCATGAGCACCTGCGATGGACTCAG tGGATATTTCAGAACGGCCGCCCAAAGGTACCTGATTGAGCCCCTGTCAGGGGGGGATGATGGTGATCACGCAGTGCTAAAATACGAGGACCAGAGCTCTAAGCCTATGCTGTGTGGAGTCACTAATATTACCTGGAACGAAGACTACCCTTCCATTACTAGCAGGAGCCGTTCTCGAGCCTCA GGTCCATCTATACTTCAACAGCAAAAATATGTTGAGCTTGTCCTCGTTGCAGACAACCGTGAG TACAAGAAGATGGAGAGTAATCGGGGAGAGCTGCGTAAGAGGATATTTGAAGTGGTTAACTTTGTCAACATG GTGTATAAGCCCCTCAACACCTTTATTGCCCTGGTTGGTCTGGAGGTGTGGTCAGACAGTGATAAGATATCAGTGACCGCCCCTGCTGGCGCCACCCTGGACGCCTTTACCACGTGGAGGAACAACGACCTGGTCAAGACTAAGCCCCACGACAACGCACACCTCATCAG TGGCATTGACTTTGAGGGATCGACGGTGGGTCTGGCCTTTATCGGGACTCTATGTTCAGGTCATTCTGCTGGGGTGGTCCAG GATCACAACCCCAGGGCCATAGCTGTGGGGGCCACATTGGCCCATGAGATGGGCCACAACCTGGGCATGAACCACGATGACTCCAGTGCCTGTGCTTGTTCTGGGAATAGCTGTGTAATGGCTGGGGCCCTCAG CTGGGATATCCCAAAGTCATTCAGTAGCTGCAGTAGTTTGAGCTATGACCAGTTCCTGAATAATCGTAACCCTGAGTGCCTACTGAACAAGCCAGACTACCGAAATGTGGAATCAACCCCAGTGTGTGGGAATGGCtttctggagagaggagaggagtgtgattGTGGCTCCATGAAG GAGTGTACAAACCCTTGCTGTAATGCCACCAGCTGCACACTGGCCAAAGGCTCAGAGTGTGCTGCAGGAGAGTGCTGTGAAGACTGTAAG ATCATGGCCTCGTCCACAGAGTGCAGAAGGAAACATGACGACTGTGACCTAGCGGAGTACTGCACAGGGAATTCAGCCGTCTGTCCTGAGGATGTCTTCTCTGTCAATGGGATCTCctgtgacagagggaggggctaCTGCCGCAACGGCCAGTGTCCACAGCATCATGACcagtgtgtgaaaatgtatgGCCCAT CTGCTGAAAAGGCAACAACGTACTGCTATAACCAGAACACCAGAGGACTGTACTATGCCTACTGCAGACGGCCTTCACAGGACCAGTTCATCCCCTGCCAGAGCCA AGATGTGCAGTGCGGGAAACTCTTCTGCAAGAACGGTAATGATGACCCCAACTATGGTCGCATGGTGAAATTCTCCGACTGCAAAGCCACATTCTACGGTGATCACACCAGTGACTTTGGACAGGTGAACACGGGGACCAAGTGTAATGATGGGAAG GTGTGCAGCGAGAACGAGTGTGTGGATCTTGAGACAGCCTACGGACCCAAAGCCACCAACTGCTCAGCACGGTGCAAAGGACATGCT GTGTGTAATCACAGAATGGAGTGCCAGTGTGAACCTGGATGGTCACTTCCAGGCTGTGATACAAAGGATGGAAGCTTCACGGGCCTCTCCAGAG AAGGAGTGATTGGCATTGCGGTGACAGTCTCTCTGCTGCTTCTGGCTGCTATTGCTGGGGCAGTGGCTGTGTTCCTAAAGAAGAGACGACAGTCCCCCACTCTGCCTAG CCACCATACCCAGAAGAAAATCCATGACGTGGACAACCACATCCATAAACTGCCAGTTCCCAGCCAAAATAAAGCTATGCCACAGCAG CTTTACTATTTCCAGCCTAAGCGACCAAAAGTAGCTCCGCCCCCACCCCCTCCAGCTGCTAACCAATCACAAGTCCCGGTCTATGACTTCAGGGCCGCACGACAG GCTCtgagaccaccaccaccacgtgtCTGA